The nucleotide window AATGGAGTAATATTGAATGTATTGTCTATAGAAACCAATAAATTACTAACGTCTGCACTACCAGAAGTATCTATAGTTCCACTTAAAACTGCAAATACAATTAGAGTAATTACTATAGTTGGCACTGTTGTATATGCCATGTATTTTATGTGTGTAAATAAATCAGTACCAGCCATTGCTGGCGCTAAATTTGTTGTGTCTGATAATGGAGACATTTTATCACCAAAATAAGCTCCTGAAATTACAGCTCCTGCAATCATTCCTGGTGGAATACCCAATGCACTTCCTATACCAATTAAAGCAATACCCACTGTTGCAGAAGTTGTCCAAGAACTACCTGTTGCAATAGAAATTATAGCTGCTATAATAACAGATGCAGGTAAAAATACTGCAGGACTTAGAACTTGCAAACCATAATAAACCATTGCAGGTATAATACCACTAACTAACCAAGAACCAGCTAAAGCACCCACTAAGAATAATATTAAAATGGGTACAAAAACGCTTTTCCAGTTTTCCCAAACTTCTGCAGCCATTCTAGAAATTGTAACTTTATTAAAGAAGCCAACAACAGCAGAAACCAAACCACCTATTAATAAGATGTACTGATTTGTATATGCACCAAACCATTCTTGCCCTTCAACAAAGAAGATGTTATAAGCCAATAAACCCATTAAAATAATTACAGGAATTAAAGATTCGAATAAACTTAGCTCTTTATTTTCAACAATTTTCTGATCGTTAATCTCTATCTCAGAAAGGTTTTTATTCTCTTGCATATCGTATAAATTCTTCTGTAATGTTACGATTTTACAGAATGCTATGCAAATCAAATTGGTTCACCTATTTTTGTAAATATGGATTCATTAACTCAAATTATTTTAGGTGCTGCTTGTGGAGAAGCTGTGCTTGGTAAAAAAATTGGAAACAAAGCTCTTTTGTTTGGAGCTATTGGTGGTACAATTCCTGATTTAGATGTTTTTATTGGCAAATGGATTTATAATAATGAAATACAAGCCATGGCTTTTCATAGAGGTTTTATGCACTCCATTTTATTTGCGCTTTTGGGATGTTTTCTCTTTGGATGGCTTACCTACAAGTTATATAATACTGGTAAAAGAAAAGAAACCACAGTTCTAAAAGATTGGATTTTACTTTTCTTTTGGGCCATATTTACGCATCCTATTTTAGATTGTTTTACTCCTTATGGAACACAACTTTTTACACCTTTTACCAATTATAGAGTTGCTTTTAACACAATCTCAGTTGCAGACCCTTTATATACACTTCCGTTTTTAATTTGTATGATTGTTTTAATGTTCTATAATAGAACTAAAACCAAACGTAAATCTTGGTTAAAAACAGGTATTTATCTAAGCTCTATTTACCTGATTTTTACAGTGATTAATAAAGTTTATATTGATAGCGTGTTTGAAAAATCATTTAAAAAAGCAGGAATAAACATAGAACGATTTTCTGCACAACCTACCATTTTAAATAACATACTTTGGTATGCAGTTGCAGAAACAGAAGAACAATATCACTTAACTTTTTATTCTTTATTAGATGATAAATCTATTAGCGATAAATTTATAACTGTAGAAAAAAACCATTCAATAATTGATATGGCTGACACCAATTTACAAACCCTAGCTTGGTTCAGCAATCAATATTTTAACATCATCAAAAAAGATAAAGTTGGCACTTACAAATATGTAGATTTACGTTATCCAATGCTAAACCCTGATGATTTAAATTCCTCTATATTTAACTTTACCATCTACAATGAAAATAATGAATGGGATATTTTACCATTTGATGGAAATCCGCCAAATAAAGAGGATTTTGCCATTTTTATAGAACGCTTAAAAGGAATTTAGGCTTTTAAAACACCAACCTCAATCATACATTTTTTCATCATTTCGTAAGTACGTTCTATATTATTATCCAATCCAATAGAGAACCTTATTAAACCATCTGATAGTCCCATTTCCTTTTGTTCATCTTCAGGTATTTCTGATGATGTAGAACTTCCTGGAGCAGAAAATAGTGTTTTGTAAAACCCTAAACTCACAGCCAAATAACCTAAGTTTTTTTCTTGCATTAACTCCATTAATGTATTTGCTTTTTCTAAAGAACCAACATCTACAGTAAGCATTCCACCAAAACCATATTCTGCATTCATCATCGACTTAAATAATTGATGTGAAGAATGAGATGCTAAACCAGGATAAACAGTTTTTAATCCATCAGCCTGAAATTTTTCAGCCAAAAAACTCGCATTAAAACTATGTTGTTTCATTCTAATATGAAGCGTTCTCATATTTTTTAAAACGGATGAAGCTCTTAAACTATCCATAGTTGACCCCAACAACATACAGGCACCATCGTTTACATTTCTTAAATCATTTATAAACTCTTGTGTACCACAAACTACACCTCCAACAGTATCTGAGGAACCATTAATGAATTTTGTTAAACTATGAATTACTATATCTGCACCTAATTTTGCAGGTGAAATTGATAATGGAGAAAAAGTATTATCTACAACTAGCTTTAAATTGTGTTTTTTAGCTATAGCAGATAAGCCTTTAATATCTGCAACCTCTAAAAGCGGATTACTTACAGATTCGCAATATATAACTTTGGTGTTTTTAGTAATTGCTGCTTCTACAACCTCTAATTTTGTGATGTCTACAAACGTAGTCTCTATACCTAATTTAGGTGTAAAGTTTTTTAGAAAAGCGTATGTACCACCATAAATAGTTCTACTAGAAACAATATGATCATTTGCTCCACACAGCTGCAATAAAACAGGTGTTATAGCTCCCATTCCTGAAGCTGTAACATTTGCGGTTTCTGTACCTTCCATTGCTGCTAAAGCTTCACCTAAATATAAATTTGAAGGTGTTGAATGACGTGAATATAAATAACAACCATCTGCATTACCCTCAAACGTATCAAACATTGTTTTTGCTGATAAAAAAGTATAGGTAGATGAATCTGAAATGGAAGGATTTACACCTCCAAATTCTCCAAAATATTGTAAATCTTGTATTTGATCTGCTGGATTATAACTCATAATTCTGTTTTTTATTTATAGTAAAATAACAATCAAATAGAATATTTATCAAATCATAAAGTAAAATATAGTTTATTATTCTATTTTTAAATACTTTAATAGTGTTATTGTTTATATTTATAATAATTTTTATTATTCTTAGAAAAAATTACATTTTATGAAATTAGATGTTATAGATAAAAAACTAATTAACTTACTTCAAGACAACAGTAAACAAACTACAAAGCAATTATCGCTTCAACTTAATTTATCTGTAACTGCAGTTTATGAGAGAATTAAAAAATTAGAAAAAGAACGAGTTATAGAAAAGTATGTAGCAATTATAAATAAGAATAAAATAGAAAAGTCTTTCTTAGTTTTTTGTCATGTAAAACTAATACAACACACCAAAGAAAACGTAAACACCTTTGAAAGAGAAATATTAAAACTAGAAGAAGTATCTGAATGTTTTCATGTAAGTGGGGAATACGATTATATCTTAAAAATTTTTGTGAAAGATATGGAGCAATACAGATCTTTTATGGTTACCAAATTAACAGCTATAAAATATATAGGAAGTACTCATAGTACTTTTGCCATAGAAAAAGTGAAGAACACAACTGCAATTCATTTATAATAAAAAACCCAAAACATTTAGTTTTGGGTTTTTTATTAAATTAAGTATTTCAAACTAAGATTTTATTAAAACAATTTTTTCTGTTTCTTTCTGTACCAATTTTGCATAAAATTCTTTCAGTGCTGTATAATATTGAGGTGGAACCATAGCACTATTTATTTGTAATAGGGATACTAATTTTACTTTATTACCACCATTAATAATTT belongs to Polaribacter dokdonensis and includes:
- a CDS encoding aminotransferase class I/II-fold pyridoxal phosphate-dependent enzyme; protein product: MSYNPADQIQDLQYFGEFGGVNPSISDSSTYTFLSAKTMFDTFEGNADGCYLYSRHSTPSNLYLGEALAAMEGTETANVTASGMGAITPVLLQLCGANDHIVSSRTIYGGTYAFLKNFTPKLGIETTFVDITKLEVVEAAITKNTKVIYCESVSNPLLEVADIKGLSAIAKKHNLKLVVDNTFSPLSISPAKLGADIVIHSLTKFINGSSDTVGGVVCGTQEFINDLRNVNDGACMLLGSTMDSLRASSVLKNMRTLHIRMKQHSFNASFLAEKFQADGLKTVYPGLASHSSHQLFKSMMNAEYGFGGMLTVDVGSLEKANTLMELMQEKNLGYLAVSLGFYKTLFSAPGSSTSSEIPEDEQKEMGLSDGLIRFSIGLDNNIERTYEMMKKCMIEVGVLKA
- the nhaC gene encoding Na+/H+ antiporter NhaC, giving the protein MQENKNLSEIEINDQKIVENKELSLFESLIPVIILMGLLAYNIFFVEGQEWFGAYTNQYILLIGGLVSAVVGFFNKVTISRMAAEVWENWKSVFVPILILFLVGALAGSWLVSGIIPAMVYYGLQVLSPAVFLPASVIIAAIISIATGSSWTTSATVGIALIGIGSALGIPPGMIAGAVISGAYFGDKMSPLSDTTNLAPAMAGTDLFTHIKYMAYTTVPTIVITLIVFAVLSGTIDTSGSADVSNLLVSIDNTFNITPLLFIVPVAVIAMILMKTKPLMALGVGVILAAIFAFIFQGDVLESLSDSKFQTIVNSILTDTQIETDDEKLTELFAAGGMNGMLWTIFLIVCAMVFGGIMDAIGALAKITKSLLSVASSIFGLFASTVVSCLGLNIVASDQYLALVIPGKMFKQAYEDKGLAPENLSRTLEDSGTVTSVLIPWNTCGAYQSGVLGVGVGEYFLYAIFNWLSPFTTLLFAALNLKIRMLRAK
- a CDS encoding metal-dependent hydrolase, producing MDSLTQIILGAACGEAVLGKKIGNKALLFGAIGGTIPDLDVFIGKWIYNNEIQAMAFHRGFMHSILFALLGCFLFGWLTYKLYNTGKRKETTVLKDWILLFFWAIFTHPILDCFTPYGTQLFTPFTNYRVAFNTISVADPLYTLPFLICMIVLMFYNRTKTKRKSWLKTGIYLSSIYLIFTVINKVYIDSVFEKSFKKAGINIERFSAQPTILNNILWYAVAETEEQYHLTFYSLLDDKSISDKFITVEKNHSIIDMADTNLQTLAWFSNQYFNIIKKDKVGTYKYVDLRYPMLNPDDLNSSIFNFTIYNENNEWDILPFDGNPPNKEDFAIFIERLKGI
- a CDS encoding Lrp/AsnC family transcriptional regulator, producing MKLDVIDKKLINLLQDNSKQTTKQLSLQLNLSVTAVYERIKKLEKERVIEKYVAIINKNKIEKSFLVFCHVKLIQHTKENVNTFEREILKLEEVSECFHVSGEYDYILKIFVKDMEQYRSFMVTKLTAIKYIGSTHSTFAIEKVKNTTAIHL